One Streptomyces fagopyri DNA window includes the following coding sequences:
- a CDS encoding lysine N(6)-hydroxylase/L-ornithine N(5)-oxygenase family protein, with product MTPTPLHPRHEPEAPRDLVGIGIGPFNLSLAALAQPLPELDTVFYEQRPGFDWHPGLLIDGATLQVPFLADLVTLADPTSPWSFLNHLKDRDRLFPFYFAERFHIQRAEYDAYCRWVADRLPGLHFGHQVDAVRWNPERALFEVDFTQLGTDGEAEALGRTHTRNIVLGVGTAPHIPDALKPLVEAPGVPVIHAADYLAHRDRFLTAEHITVIGAGQSGAEVFLDLLRNRPAGREKIHWLARTEAFAPMEYSKLGLEHFTPDYTRYFHALTEPVRDRLVAAQWQLHKGIDADTIAAIHDELYRRTLHGDWPDAVLTPAVTVRTAGRVATTKVELHLEHGQQGTRSRLTTDAVVLATGYRERPLDRILAGLDPYLRRDDSERPRIDDQFRLHLDPSVNGRVYVQNAELHTHGVGAPDLGLAAWRSATILNSLTGKDPYPLPRRTAFTTFGLEPHPQIPPTRHSPALTPLADGR from the coding sequence ATGACCCCGACACCCCTCCACCCACGCCACGAACCCGAAGCACCCCGCGACCTCGTGGGCATCGGAATCGGCCCCTTCAACCTCTCCCTCGCCGCCCTAGCCCAGCCCCTCCCCGAACTCGACACCGTCTTCTACGAACAGCGCCCCGGCTTCGACTGGCACCCCGGCCTCCTCATCGACGGCGCCACCCTCCAAGTCCCCTTCCTCGCCGACCTGGTCACCCTCGCCGACCCCACCAGCCCCTGGTCCTTCCTCAACCACCTCAAGGACCGCGACCGCCTCTTCCCCTTCTACTTCGCCGAGCGCTTCCACATCCAGCGCGCCGAATACGACGCCTACTGCCGCTGGGTCGCCGACCGCCTCCCCGGACTCCACTTCGGACACCAGGTCGACGCCGTCCGCTGGAACCCCGAACGAGCCCTCTTCGAAGTCGACTTCACCCAACTCGGCACCGACGGAGAAGCCGAAGCCCTCGGCCGCACCCACACCCGCAACATCGTCCTCGGCGTCGGCACCGCCCCCCACATCCCCGACGCCCTCAAACCCCTCGTCGAAGCCCCCGGCGTCCCCGTCATCCACGCCGCCGACTACCTCGCCCACCGCGACCGCTTCCTCACCGCCGAACACATCACCGTCATCGGCGCCGGACAATCAGGCGCCGAAGTCTTCCTCGACCTCCTCAGGAACCGCCCCGCCGGACGCGAGAAGATCCACTGGCTCGCCCGCACCGAGGCCTTCGCCCCCATGGAGTACTCCAAACTCGGCCTCGAACACTTCACCCCCGACTACACCCGCTACTTCCACGCCCTCACCGAACCCGTACGCGACCGCCTCGTCGCCGCCCAATGGCAACTCCACAAAGGCATCGACGCCGACACCATCGCCGCCATCCACGACGAGCTCTACCGCCGCACCCTGCACGGCGACTGGCCCGACGCCGTCCTCACCCCCGCCGTCACCGTCCGCACCGCCGGACGCGTCGCCACCACCAAAGTCGAACTCCACCTCGAACACGGCCAACAAGGCACCCGCAGCCGCCTCACCACCGACGCCGTCGTCCTCGCCACCGGCTACCGCGAACGCCCCCTCGACCGCATCCTCGCCGGACTCGACCCCTACCTACGCCGCGACGACTCCGAACGCCCCCGCATCGACGACCAGTTCCGCCTCCACCTCGACCCCTCCGTCAACGGCCGCGTCTACGTCCAGAACGCCGAACTCCACACCCACGGCGTCGGCGCCCCCGACCTCGGCCTCGCCGCCTGGCGCAGCGCCACCATCCTCAACTCCCTCACCGGCAAGGACCCCTACCCACTCCCACGCCGAACGGCCTTCACCACCTTCGGACTCGAACCCCACCCACAGATCCCACCCACACGACACAGCCCGGCCCTCACACCCCTCGCCGACGGACGATGA
- a CDS encoding bifunctional metallophosphatase/5'-nucleotidase codes for MSLNRRKFLEKSAVTGAGVALAGAVAAPSAQAAAESVARGGRKPVKRYSLTVMGTTDLHGHVFNWDYFKDAEYKDSAGNAQGLSRISTLVNAVRKEKGRCNTLLIDAGDTIQGTPLTYYFAKVDPITAKHGPVHPMAQAMNAIGYDAVALGNHEFNYGIETLRKFESQCDFPLLGANALDAKTLKPAFPPYLMKTFRVPGAPVVKVAVLGLTNPGIAIWDKAYVQGKLVFPGLEEQAAKWVPKLRSMGADVVVVSAHSGASGTSSYGDQLPYVENSAALVAQQVPGIDAILVGHAHAEIPELRVTNAKTGRTVVLSEPLAFAERLSVFDFELVFEKGRWQVESVAASVRNSNSVADDPKITRLLRDEHALVVEYVNQVVGTATETLTTVEARYKDAPIIDLITKVQEDVVRAALVGTEYASLPVIAQASPFSRTSEIPAGEVTIRDLSSLYVYDNTLVAKVMTGAQVRAYLEYSANYFVRTAVGAVVDVEKLTNANDRPDYNYDYVSGLGYDIDIAQAEGSRIRNLTFGGVALDDAQQFVFAVNNYRANGGGAFPFVASAKEVWSESTEIRTRIAEWVTAKGTLDPREFASVDWRLTREGTPVF; via the coding sequence ATGTCTTTGAACCGCCGGAAGTTCCTGGAGAAGTCCGCCGTGACGGGTGCGGGGGTGGCGCTCGCGGGTGCGGTCGCGGCTCCGTCCGCGCAGGCCGCTGCGGAGTCGGTGGCGAGGGGTGGGAGGAAGCCTGTGAAGCGGTACTCCCTGACCGTGATGGGCACGACGGACCTGCATGGGCATGTCTTCAACTGGGACTACTTCAAGGACGCGGAGTACAAGGACAGCGCGGGCAACGCGCAGGGGCTGTCGCGGATCTCGACGCTGGTGAACGCGGTCCGCAAGGAGAAGGGGCGTTGCAACACGCTGCTGATCGACGCGGGTGACACGATCCAGGGGACTCCGCTGACGTACTACTTCGCGAAGGTGGATCCGATCACCGCGAAGCACGGTCCGGTGCACCCGATGGCGCAGGCGATGAACGCGATCGGGTACGACGCGGTGGCGTTGGGGAATCACGAGTTCAACTACGGGATCGAGACGCTGCGGAAGTTCGAGTCGCAGTGCGACTTCCCGTTGTTGGGGGCGAACGCGCTGGACGCGAAGACGCTGAAGCCGGCGTTCCCCCCGTATCTCATGAAGACGTTCCGGGTGCCGGGTGCGCCGGTGGTGAAGGTGGCGGTGCTGGGTCTGACGAACCCGGGTATCGCGATCTGGGACAAGGCTTATGTCCAGGGCAAGTTGGTGTTCCCGGGTCTTGAGGAGCAGGCCGCGAAGTGGGTGCCGAAGCTGCGTTCGATGGGTGCGGACGTGGTGGTGGTGTCGGCGCACTCGGGTGCGTCGGGTACGTCCTCGTACGGTGACCAGTTGCCGTACGTCGAGAACTCGGCGGCGTTGGTGGCGCAGCAGGTGCCGGGGATCGACGCGATTCTGGTCGGGCACGCGCACGCGGAGATTCCGGAGTTGAGGGTCACGAACGCGAAGACGGGGCGGACGGTGGTTCTTTCGGAGCCGCTGGCGTTCGCGGAGCGGTTGTCGGTGTTCGACTTCGAGTTGGTCTTCGAGAAGGGCCGGTGGCAGGTCGAGTCGGTGGCGGCGTCGGTCCGCAACTCGAACTCGGTGGCCGACGACCCGAAGATCACGCGGTTGCTGCGGGACGAGCACGCGTTGGTGGTGGAGTACGTCAATCAGGTGGTCGGTACGGCCACGGAGACGTTGACGACGGTCGAGGCGCGGTACAAGGACGCTCCGATCATCGATCTGATCACGAAGGTGCAGGAGGATGTGGTCAGGGCGGCTCTAGTGGGGACGGAGTACGCGTCGCTGCCGGTGATCGCGCAGGCCTCGCCGTTCTCGCGGACGTCGGAGATTCCGGCGGGTGAGGTGACGATCCGGGATCTGTCGAGCCTGTACGTGTATGACAACACGCTGGTGGCGAAGGTGATGACGGGTGCCCAGGTGCGGGCGTACCTGGAGTATTCGGCGAACTACTTCGTGCGGACCGCGGTGGGTGCGGTGGTGGACGTGGAGAAGCTGACCAACGCGAATGATCGTCCGGACTACAACTACGACTATGTGTCGGGGTTGGGGTACGACATCGACATCGCGCAGGCGGAGGGTTCGCGGATCAGGAATCTGACGTTCGGTGGTGTGGCGCTGGACGACGCGCAGCAGTTCGTGTTCGCGGTGAACAACTATCGGGCGAACGGTGGTGGCGCGTTCCCGTTCGTGGCGTCGGCCAAGGAGGTGTGGTCGGAGTCGACGGAGATCCGTACGCGTATCGCGGAGTGGGTGACGGCGAAGGGGACTCTCGACCCGAGGGAGTTCGCGTCGGTGGACTGGCGGCTCACGCGGGAGGGTACGCCGGTCTTCTAG
- a CDS encoding SIMPL domain-containing protein gives MTPTTEQPQPSLPYGTPEAPRIAVRGEAHLEVDPEIARIGITVAARGTDRREALTDLTRRNTTALDLIKSYGDAVEHIESGTYSISPELTRHGRGERIRAYHGRVHITAELTDFTALGELTTRLADLDLTRIDGPWWDLRPDSPSHRQARQQAVREAVQRAREYAEALGTTLAALVELADIGAENTPSHPAAPGRAMRSMSFAGAAPEEAPPLDLEPQRQHIHAQVNARFTMAPPRL, from the coding sequence ATGACCCCCACCACGGAACAACCCCAACCCTCCCTCCCCTACGGCACCCCCGAAGCACCCCGCATCGCCGTCCGCGGCGAAGCCCACCTCGAAGTCGACCCCGAGATCGCCCGCATCGGCATCACCGTCGCCGCCCGCGGCACCGACCGCCGAGAAGCCCTCACCGACCTCACCCGCCGCAACACCACCGCCCTCGACCTCATCAAGTCCTACGGCGACGCCGTCGAACACATCGAGAGCGGCACCTACTCCATCAGCCCCGAACTCACCAGACACGGCCGCGGCGAACGCATCCGCGCCTACCACGGCCGCGTCCACATCACCGCCGAACTCACCGACTTCACCGCACTCGGCGAACTCACCACCCGACTGGCCGACCTCGACCTCACCCGCATCGACGGCCCCTGGTGGGACCTGCGCCCCGACTCGCCCTCCCACCGCCAAGCCCGCCAACAAGCCGTCCGAGAAGCCGTCCAACGCGCCCGCGAATACGCCGAAGCCCTCGGCACCACCCTCGCCGCCCTCGTCGAACTCGCCGACATCGGCGCCGAGAACACCCCGTCCCACCCCGCAGCCCCCGGCCGCGCCATGCGCTCCATGTCCTTCGCCGGAGCCGCCCCCGAAGAAGCCCCGCCCCTCGACCTCGAACCCCAACGCCAGCACATCCACGCCCAGGTCAACGCCCGGTTCACGATGGCCCCACCCCGGCTCTGA
- the pyk gene encoding pyruvate kinase: MRRAKIVCTLGPATDSYDQIKALVDAGMDVARFNLSHGTYAEHEDRYQRVRKAADETGRSIGLLADLQGPKIRLGRFTEGPVLLERGDTFTITVEEGAEGDRHTCGTTYTGLATDVTPGERILVDDGKVCLEVTTVDGPRVHTTVIEGGMVSDHKGLNLPGVAVSVPALSDKDEADLRWALRMGFDVIALSFVRTGDDIHDVHRIMDEEGRRLPVIAKVEKPQAVENIDGIVAAFDGIMVARGDLGVEMPLEQVPIVQKRAIKLARRNAKPVIVATQMLDSMIDHSRPTRAEASDVANAVIDGTDAVMLSGETSVGKYPVATVRTMARIVTAAEEDLLATGLPPLTERNKPRTQGGAVARAAAEMGDFLGAKFLVAFTQSGDTVRRLSRYRSPIPLLAFTSDPATRSQLSLTWGVETFLGPHVGSTDAMVDQVDELLLKYGRCKKGDIVVITAGSPPGVSGTTNLVRVHHVGEDDSPK, translated from the coding sequence ATGCGCCGAGCAAAAATCGTCTGCACCCTGGGCCCCGCCACCGACTCCTACGACCAGATCAAAGCCCTGGTCGACGCCGGAATGGACGTAGCCCGCTTCAACCTCAGCCACGGCACCTACGCCGAACACGAGGACCGCTACCAGCGGGTGCGAAAGGCCGCCGACGAAACGGGCCGCAGCATCGGACTCCTCGCCGACCTTCAAGGCCCGAAGATCCGACTCGGCCGCTTCACCGAAGGTCCCGTACTCCTTGAACGCGGAGACACCTTCACCATCACCGTCGAAGAAGGCGCCGAAGGCGACCGCCACACCTGCGGCACCACCTACACCGGACTCGCCACCGACGTCACCCCCGGTGAGCGCATCCTCGTCGACGACGGCAAGGTCTGCCTCGAAGTCACCACCGTCGACGGCCCCCGCGTCCACACCACCGTCATCGAAGGCGGCATGGTCTCCGACCACAAGGGCCTCAACCTCCCCGGCGTCGCCGTCTCCGTCCCCGCCCTCTCCGACAAGGACGAAGCAGACCTCCGCTGGGCCCTGCGCATGGGCTTCGACGTCATCGCCCTCTCCTTCGTCCGCACCGGCGACGACATCCACGACGTCCACCGCATCATGGACGAGGAAGGCCGCCGCCTCCCCGTCATCGCCAAGGTCGAGAAGCCCCAGGCCGTCGAGAACATCGACGGCATCGTCGCCGCCTTCGACGGCATCATGGTCGCCCGCGGCGACCTCGGCGTCGAAATGCCCCTCGAACAGGTGCCCATCGTCCAGAAGCGCGCCATCAAGCTCGCCAGGCGCAACGCCAAACCGGTCATCGTCGCCACCCAGATGCTCGACTCGATGATCGACCACTCCCGCCCCACCCGCGCCGAAGCCTCCGACGTCGCCAACGCCGTCATCGACGGCACCGACGCCGTCATGCTCTCCGGCGAGACCAGCGTCGGCAAATACCCCGTCGCGACCGTCCGCACCATGGCCCGCATCGTCACCGCCGCCGAAGAGGACCTCCTCGCCACCGGCCTGCCACCCCTCACCGAACGCAACAAACCCCGCACCCAGGGCGGCGCCGTCGCCCGCGCCGCGGCCGAGATGGGCGACTTCCTCGGCGCCAAGTTCCTCGTCGCCTTCACCCAGTCCGGCGACACCGTCCGCCGCCTCTCCCGCTACCGCTCCCCGATCCCGCTGCTCGCCTTCACCTCCGACCCGGCGACCCGCTCCCAGCTCAGCCTGACGTGGGGCGTGGAGACCTTCCTCGGCCCGCACGTCGGCTCCACGGACGCGATGGTCGACCAGGTGGACGAACTGCTGCTGAAGTACGGCCGCTGCAAGAAGGGCGACATCGTGGTCATCACGGCCGGCTCCCCGCCCGGCGTCTCCGGCACGACGAACCTGGTCCGCGTCCACCACGTCGGCGAGGACGACAGCCCCAAGTAG
- a CDS encoding helix-turn-helix domain-containing protein has translation MYDIGTRKRALTLVAQGHSLNSASRATGASRSAIRSWQSRLDPLPRMRNTPCSRCGPLTEAPPDTAAYSYLLGLYLGDGCISPGVRAGHFLRIACADSWPGLIETCAAAVEAVNPSARSSRSQAGGYVSVVAYSRHWRCLFPRHGPGKKHERLIVLEPWQQEIVGAHPWEFVRGLIHSDGCRITNWTTRMVGGERKRYEYPRYFFTNVSDDIRRLCTDTLDTLGVRWTHCTRGGNPYNISVAQKASVALMDTHVGPKY, from the coding sequence ATGTACGACATCGGCACGCGCAAGCGAGCGCTGACACTGGTCGCGCAGGGGCACAGCCTCAACTCCGCGAGCAGGGCGACCGGCGCCTCCCGGTCCGCGATCCGTTCCTGGCAGTCACGCCTGGACCCGCTACCACGGATGCGGAACACGCCCTGTTCCAGATGCGGCCCCCTCACCGAGGCGCCTCCGGACACAGCGGCCTACAGCTACCTCCTCGGGCTCTACCTCGGAGACGGCTGCATCAGTCCTGGCGTGCGAGCGGGCCACTTTCTCCGCATCGCCTGCGCTGACAGCTGGCCGGGCCTGATCGAGACATGCGCCGCCGCCGTCGAAGCGGTCAACCCCAGCGCGAGGTCGAGCCGGTCGCAAGCGGGCGGGTACGTGTCCGTCGTCGCGTACAGCCGGCACTGGCGCTGCCTCTTCCCCCGGCACGGCCCCGGCAAGAAGCACGAGCGCCTCATCGTCCTCGAACCCTGGCAGCAGGAGATCGTCGGCGCCCACCCCTGGGAATTCGTCCGGGGCCTCATCCACTCCGACGGATGCCGGATCACCAACTGGACCACCCGTATGGTCGGCGGTGAACGCAAGCGCTACGAATATCCCCGGTACTTCTTCACCAACGTGTCGGACGACATCCGGCGGCTCTGCACCGACACCCTCGACACGCTCGGCGTCCGGTGGACGCACTGCACCCGCGGTGGAAACCCGTACAACATCTCCGTCGCCCAGAAGGCCTCCGTCGCCCTCATGGACACCCACGTCGGCCCCAAGTACTGA
- a CDS encoding ANTAR domain-containing response regulator, whose protein sequence is MTAPESPQPVADDDKSHVPPLTTRVVIAEDEALIRLDLKEMLEEEGYSVVGEAGDGEQAVELAREHKPDLVILDVKMPKLDGISAAEKIAEEGIAPVLMLTAFSQRDLVERARDAGAMAYLVKPFSKSDVVPAIEMAVSRFAELKQLEQEVADLSLRLETRKLVDRAKSVLQTEYGLTEPAAFRWIQKTSMDRRMSMQQVAEAVIADAAEKKSPKG, encoded by the coding sequence GTGACCGCCCCCGAGTCGCCCCAGCCCGTCGCCGACGACGACAAGTCGCACGTGCCTCCGCTGACGACCCGTGTCGTCATCGCCGAGGACGAGGCGCTGATCCGTCTCGACCTGAAAGAGATGCTCGAGGAAGAGGGCTACTCCGTCGTGGGTGAGGCGGGGGACGGTGAGCAGGCAGTCGAGCTGGCCCGTGAGCACAAGCCGGACCTCGTGATCCTCGACGTGAAGATGCCGAAGCTGGACGGGATCTCGGCGGCGGAGAAGATCGCGGAGGAGGGCATCGCCCCGGTTCTGATGCTGACGGCGTTCTCGCAGCGCGATCTGGTGGAGCGGGCGCGTGACGCGGGTGCGATGGCGTACCTGGTGAAGCCGTTCAGCAAGAGCGATGTCGTGCCGGCGATCGAGATGGCCGTGTCCCGGTTCGCGGAGCTGAAGCAGTTGGAGCAGGAGGTCGCGGACCTGAGTCTGCGGCTGGAGACGCGGAAGCTGGTGGACCGGGCGAAGTCGGTGCTCCAGACGGAGTACGGCCTGACGGAGCCGGCGGCGTTCCGGTGGATCCAGAAGACGTCGATGGACCGTCGGATGTCGATGCAGCAGGTCGCGGAGGCGGTCATCGCGGACGCCGCGGAGAAGAAGTCGCCGAAGGGTTAG
- a CDS encoding ABC transporter ATP-binding protein, giving the protein MTALLEVEDLKVAYGKIEAVKGISFSVEAGQIVTLIGTNGAGKTTTLRTLSGLLKPTSGRITFDGQPLDGIPAHKIVSLGLAHSPEGRHIFPRLTITENLQLGAFLRTDKAGIEKDIQRAYDLFPILGERRKQAAGTLSGGEQQMLAMGRALMSQPKLLMLDEPSMGLSPIMMQKIMATIAELKSDGTTILLVEQNAQAALSLADQGHVMEVGNIVLSGTGQDLLHDESVRKAYLGED; this is encoded by the coding sequence GTGACCGCACTGCTCGAGGTCGAAGACCTCAAGGTCGCCTACGGCAAGATCGAAGCCGTCAAGGGCATCTCCTTCTCCGTCGAAGCCGGCCAGATCGTCACCCTCATCGGCACCAACGGCGCGGGCAAGACCACCACCCTGCGCACCCTCTCCGGCCTCCTCAAGCCGACCTCCGGCCGCATCACCTTCGACGGCCAACCCCTGGACGGCATCCCCGCCCACAAGATCGTCTCCCTGGGCCTCGCCCACTCCCCCGAGGGACGCCACATCTTCCCCCGGCTGACGATCACCGAGAACCTCCAGCTCGGAGCCTTCCTCCGCACCGACAAGGCAGGCATCGAGAAGGACATCCAGCGCGCCTACGACCTCTTCCCCATCCTCGGGGAACGCCGCAAGCAGGCCGCCGGAACCCTCTCGGGCGGCGAACAGCAGATGCTCGCCATGGGCCGCGCGCTCATGTCCCAGCCCAAACTGCTCATGCTCGACGAACCCTCCATGGGCCTCTCACCGATCATGATGCAGAAGATCATGGCCACCATCGCCGAACTCAAGTCCGACGGCACGACCATCCTCCTCGTCGAACAGAACGCCCAGGCGGCGCTCTCCCTCGCCGACCAGGGACACGTCATGGAAGTCGGCAACATCGTGCTCTCCGGAACCGGACAGGACCTCCTGCACGACGAGTCCGTACGCAAGGCCTACCTCGGCGAGGACTAG
- a CDS encoding ABC transporter ATP-binding protein yields MTTTTAPSPVLEASGVTMRFGGLTAVRSVDLTVNSGEIVGLIGPNGAGKTTFFNCLTGLYVPTEGKVSYKGTVLPPKPHLVTSAGIARTFQNIRLFANMTVLENVLVGRHTRTKEGLWSALLRGPGFRKAEATSRERAMELLEFIGLAHKADHLSRNLPYGEQRKLEIARAMASEPGLLLLDEPTAGMNPQETRATEDLVFAIRDRGIAVLVIEHDMRFIFNLSDRVACLVQGEKLVEGTSDVVQGDERVIAAYLGTPFEGAPGADELAEVEAAEAGGAGTAATTPADATVPAQATEPDAETETPETTETAPATETAEPATASDTPETTEPGETPDAPDAPAVPATTETPEAAQDDASAESTTSKEGNAQ; encoded by the coding sequence ATGACCACCACCACAGCCCCCAGCCCCGTCCTCGAGGCCAGCGGCGTCACCATGCGCTTCGGCGGCCTCACCGCCGTACGCAGCGTCGACCTCACCGTCAACAGCGGCGAGATCGTCGGCCTCATCGGCCCCAACGGCGCCGGCAAGACCACCTTCTTCAACTGCCTCACCGGCCTCTACGTCCCCACCGAGGGCAAGGTCTCCTACAAGGGCACGGTCCTGCCGCCCAAGCCCCACCTCGTCACCAGCGCCGGCATCGCCCGCACCTTCCAGAACATCCGGCTCTTCGCCAACATGACCGTCCTGGAGAACGTGCTCGTCGGCCGCCACACCCGCACCAAGGAAGGCCTCTGGTCCGCCCTCCTGCGCGGCCCCGGCTTCCGCAAGGCCGAAGCCACCTCCCGCGAACGCGCCATGGAACTGCTGGAGTTCATCGGCCTCGCCCACAAGGCCGACCACCTCTCCCGCAACCTCCCCTACGGCGAACAGCGCAAGCTCGAGATCGCCCGCGCCATGGCCAGCGAACCCGGCCTCCTCCTCCTGGACGAGCCCACCGCCGGCATGAACCCGCAGGAGACCCGCGCGACCGAAGACCTCGTCTTCGCCATCCGCGACCGCGGCATCGCCGTCCTCGTCATCGAGCACGACATGCGCTTCATCTTCAACCTCTCCGACCGCGTCGCCTGCCTCGTCCAGGGCGAGAAGCTCGTCGAAGGCACCTCGGACGTCGTCCAGGGCGACGAACGCGTCATCGCCGCCTACCTCGGCACCCCCTTCGAAGGCGCCCCCGGCGCCGACGAACTCGCCGAGGTCGAGGCAGCCGAAGCCGGCGGCGCCGGCACAGCGGCGACCACACCGGCCGACGCCACCGTGCCCGCACAGGCCACGGAACCGGACGCGGAGACGGAGACGCCGGAGACCACGGAAACGGCACCGGCCACGGAGACCGCGGAACCGGCAACGGCCTCGGACACACCGGAGACCACGGAACCCGGCGAAACCCCGGACGCCCCCGACGCCCCGGCAGTCCCCGCCACCACCGAGACCCCGGAAGCCGCCCAGGACGACGCCTCCGCGGAGAGCACCACCAGCAAGGAAGGAAACGCCCAGTGA
- a CDS encoding branched-chain amino acid ABC transporter permease, giving the protein MATTENTAENTTGVAAPTAGLIALPQTVARVLIAVGAIGTIASAFMSWTYTADFPGDLTYYGSPAGLQVLALVAGALALLFALTHYGIRGLRWLNPTAATAPVVLATASAFAISWFSAIAIAVDLKGIVALDPGAYVAAVASLIALLGALALPKPGDTFKDYVTKPEHLPAAAQLPAWGERLVITGATAVALIVFTYGIGVDPDASETFIGYLLLVVLGVWALQSAGLFDRFAELNVRHKGFATSMAFLAAAIFPFVENDEHNANLGVNILVVATVALGLNIVVGLTGLLDLGYVAFLGVGAYAAALVSGSEFSRFSGVQFPFWAAMLTGMAASLVFGVLIGAPTLRLRGDYLAIVTLGFGEIFRITVNNLDGSSGPNLTNGPNGISMIPDLNIFGFNFGNAHEIGSLTLGRFANYFLLMLIITGIVVIVFNRAADSRIGRSWIAIREDETAATAMGINGFRVKLIAFALGASLAGLAGTVSAHVGYSVNPAPYQFAGSVPPNSAFLLAAVVLGGMGTVNGPILGATLLYLLPEKLGFLKEYQLFAFGLALVILMRFRPEGIIANRRRQLEFHEADETIDIPEQGLPDSTVGVTKAGA; this is encoded by the coding sequence ATGGCAACCACCGAGAACACCGCAGAGAACACCACCGGGGTCGCCGCACCCACGGCCGGCCTGATCGCCCTCCCGCAGACGGTCGCCCGCGTCCTCATCGCCGTCGGCGCCATCGGCACCATCGCCAGCGCCTTCATGTCGTGGACCTACACGGCCGACTTCCCCGGCGACCTCACCTACTACGGCTCCCCCGCCGGCCTCCAGGTCCTCGCCCTCGTCGCGGGCGCCCTCGCCCTCCTCTTCGCGCTCACCCACTACGGCATCCGCGGACTGCGCTGGCTCAACCCGACCGCCGCCACCGCACCGGTCGTCCTCGCCACCGCCTCCGCGTTCGCCATCAGCTGGTTCAGCGCCATCGCCATCGCCGTCGACCTCAAGGGCATCGTCGCCCTCGACCCCGGCGCCTACGTCGCCGCCGTCGCCTCCCTCATCGCCCTCCTCGGCGCCCTGGCACTCCCCAAGCCCGGTGACACCTTCAAGGACTACGTCACCAAACCCGAACACCTCCCCGCCGCCGCACAACTCCCCGCCTGGGGCGAGCGCCTCGTCATCACCGGCGCCACCGCCGTCGCACTGATCGTCTTCACCTACGGCATCGGCGTCGACCCCGACGCCAGCGAGACCTTCATCGGCTACCTGCTGCTCGTCGTCCTCGGCGTCTGGGCCCTCCAGTCCGCCGGACTCTTCGACCGCTTCGCCGAACTCAACGTCCGCCACAAGGGATTCGCCACCTCCATGGCGTTCCTCGCCGCGGCGATCTTCCCCTTCGTCGAGAACGACGAACACAACGCCAACCTCGGCGTGAACATCCTCGTCGTCGCCACCGTCGCCCTCGGCCTCAACATCGTCGTCGGCCTCACCGGCCTCCTCGACCTCGGATACGTCGCCTTCCTCGGCGTCGGCGCCTACGCCGCCGCCCTCGTCTCCGGCTCCGAGTTCTCCCGCTTCTCCGGCGTCCAGTTCCCCTTCTGGGCCGCCATGCTCACCGGCATGGCAGCGTCGCTCGTCTTCGGCGTCCTCATCGGCGCCCCCACCCTGCGACTGCGCGGCGACTACCTCGCCATCGTCACCCTCGGCTTCGGAGAGATCTTCCGCATCACCGTCAACAACCTCGACGGCTCCTCCGGACCCAACCTCACCAACGGCCCCAACGGCATCTCGATGATCCCGGACCTCAACATCTTCGGGTTCAACTTCGGCAACGCCCACGAGATCGGCTCGCTCACCCTCGGCCGCTTCGCCAACTACTTCCTGCTGATGCTGATCATCACCGGCATCGTCGTGATCGTCTTCAACCGCGCCGCGGACTCCCGCATCGGCCGCTCCTGGATCGCCATCCGCGAGGACGAGACCGCCGCCACCGCCATGGGCATCAACGGCTTCCGCGTCAAGCTCATCGCCTTCGCACTCGGCGCCTCCCTCGCCGGCCTCGCCGGCACCGTCAGCGCCCACGTCGGCTACAGCGTCAACCCGGCCCCGTACCAGTTCGCCGGCTCCGTGCCCCCGAACTCCGCGTTCCTGCTCGCCGCGGTCGTCCTCGGCGGCATGGGCACCGTCAACGGCCCCATCCTCGGCGCCACCCTGCTCTACCTCCTCCCCGAGAAGCTCGGCTTCCTGAAGGAGTACCAGCTCTTCGCCTTCGGCCTCGCGCTCGTCATCCTCATGCGCTTCCGCCCCGAAGGCATCATCGCCAACCGTCGCCGCCAACTCGAGTTCCACGAGGCCGACGAGACCATCGACATCCCCGAACAGGGCCTGCCCGACTCCACCGTCGGCGTCACCAAGGCAGGGGCGTGA